From a single Nostoc edaphicum CCNP1411 genomic region:
- a CDS encoding glycosyltransferase family 4 protein has translation MHILIYSYNYHPEPIGIAPLMTELAEGLVKRGHEVRVITGMPNYPQREIYDGYRGKWYVTEQKNGVTIARSYLRIKSKPNLIDRLLLELSFVFTSLPQVFKGGRPDVIILTVPPLFGTLPVTIFGWLYNCPVVLNVQDILPEAAVRIGLLKNKWMIRSLATLEKFAYRTAHTISVIADGFRDNLVNKGVPVNKIVCIPNWVNVNFIRPLPKQHNSWISSHQLNGKFVVLYSGNIALTQGLETVIEAAVCLRHIKDIVFVIVGESRALQRLQEYCLLNGADNVLLLPLQPRETLPEMLAASDVGLIVQKHNVISFNMPSKIPLLLASGRPIVGSVPATGTAAKAIQLSGGGIIVEPESPDAMAAAVHDLYTNPALGARLGNRGRQFAEENYSLEQALDRYEGLLSYIVTNRKSTLRILPDLDSKESVVDG, from the coding sequence ATGCACATTCTGATCTATTCCTACAACTATCATCCAGAGCCGATTGGAATTGCTCCATTAATGACTGAATTGGCAGAAGGACTAGTAAAGCGAGGTCATGAAGTGCGAGTGATTACGGGAATGCCCAACTATCCTCAGCGCGAAATTTACGATGGATATCGGGGTAAGTGGTATGTTACTGAGCAAAAAAATGGCGTCACAATTGCGCGAAGTTACTTGCGAATTAAGTCTAAACCTAACCTCATAGATCGGCTGTTGCTGGAGTTGAGTTTTGTTTTTACGAGCTTACCCCAAGTCTTTAAAGGCGGACGCCCCGATGTGATTATCTTAACAGTTCCGCCTCTATTCGGTACGTTACCAGTAACTATATTTGGTTGGTTATACAACTGCCCGGTAGTTCTGAATGTGCAAGACATTTTACCAGAAGCTGCGGTACGTATCGGACTATTAAAAAACAAGTGGATGATCCGAAGTCTTGCAACCCTAGAGAAGTTTGCATATCGGACTGCACACACTATTAGTGTAATCGCTGATGGGTTTCGTGACAATTTAGTGAATAAGGGAGTACCTGTTAATAAAATCGTTTGTATTCCCAACTGGGTGAATGTAAATTTCATTCGCCCTTTACCGAAACAGCACAACTCTTGGATATCTAGCCATCAACTCAATGGGAAATTTGTTGTACTTTATTCGGGCAACATTGCTCTAACACAAGGTTTAGAAACAGTAATAGAAGCAGCCGTTTGTTTGCGTCATATCAAGGATATTGTCTTTGTGATCGTTGGCGAATCAAGAGCATTGCAAAGGTTGCAGGAATATTGTCTTTTAAATGGAGCAGATAATGTTTTGCTGCTACCGTTACAGCCACGAGAAACACTTCCTGAAATGCTAGCAGCATCTGATGTAGGGCTGATTGTGCAAAAGCATAATGTGATTTCGTTCAATATGCCTTCAAAAATACCACTGCTGTTGGCGAGTGGTCGCCCGATTGTGGGTTCTGTTCCTGCTACTGGTACTGCTGCGAAAGCAATCCAACTCAGTGGTGGTGGGATAATTGTTGAGCCAGAATCACCCGATGCAATGGCTGCTGCGGTGCATGATTTATATACTAATCCTGCTCTAGGGGCAAGGCTTGGTAATAGAGGAAGACAGTTTGCCGAAGAAAACTATTCCTTGGAGCAAGCACTTGACCGATATGAAGGGCTGCTTTCTTATATTGTTACTAACCGAAAGTCTACTCTGAGGATATTACCGGATTTGGATTCTAAGGAATCAGTTGTAGATGGTTGA
- a CDS encoding helix-turn-helix domain-containing protein has translation MENLASRTAQTRARLIKAVTKVFATAGLTGATTREIARVAAVNEVTLFRHFQSKEQLLAAVITEAIASQSQTLADHKDWTQNLYIDLKNYAKLCNQWRSMKT, from the coding sequence ATGGAAAACTTAGCATCAAGGACGGCACAAACTCGTGCACGCTTGATCAAGGCGGTAACTAAAGTGTTTGCAACGGCAGGTTTAACAGGAGCTACAACGCGAGAAATTGCTCGTGTTGCTGCGGTCAACGAGGTAACTTTATTTCGTCATTTCCAGAGCAAAGAGCAACTACTAGCTGCTGTAATTACCGAAGCGATCGCTTCACAATCCCAAACCTTAGCTGATCACAAGGACTGGACTCAAAACCTGTACATTGACCTCAAGAATTATGCAAAGCTTTGCAACCAATGGAGGAGCATGAAGACCTGA
- a CDS encoding TetR/AcrR family transcriptional regulator C-terminal domain-containing protein, producing MEEHEDLIRTLIGEAKRHPQAASLMLYEANKSMREKLVVYLQNSQPKGTVSSDIDLKASVDSFTGMLLHGMLHSSDIPNTLDYSRQCYIETCVNLFVRGISTLPLKEAGGSVDSPATR from the coding sequence ATGGAGGAGCATGAAGACCTGATTCGGACATTGATTGGAGAAGCGAAGCGACACCCCCAAGCAGCCAGTCTGATGTTATACGAAGCTAACAAATCGATGCGCGAAAAGCTGGTTGTGTATTTGCAAAACAGTCAACCGAAGGGCACAGTGTCCTCAGATATAGATTTGAAAGCATCTGTAGATAGTTTCACGGGTATGTTGCTTCACGGTATGCTGCATTCTAGCGATATCCCCAACACATTAGATTACAGTCGTCAATGTTACATAGAAACTTGTGTCAATTTATTTGTGCGTGGTATTAGCACTTTGCCATTGAAAGAGGCTGGAGGTTCAGTTGATTCACCTGCAACAAGATAA